Proteins encoded by one window of Lasioglossum baleicum chromosome 4, iyLasBale1, whole genome shotgun sequence:
- the LOC143207744 gene encoding uncharacterized protein LOC143207744 isoform X4, with the protein MHMLRPRGNKMSKRKFLDRKRCCFCGLSDDNELEYGKFYEHGDVVTHYYCLLLSSNMEQKGSDDDGILGFLVSDIEKEIRRGKRLACSYCKKSGATLGCCNSRCKKIFHYPCGLRAGSLHQFFGEFRSYCQNHRPRQKVDLKVRDELERIADIKCYICYDNVNPSDIINTIWAPCCKKNTWFHRKCVQQLAMSAGYFFKCPLCNDKKKFQKAMLEYGIFIPRQDASWELEPNAFQDLLYRHDQCDAPICLCPKGRKYTSINAKWELTLCRTCGSQGIHMECGQLKWGTPIWECVECTSILDKSNQNSNVNTILSILQRNDSDSEESDSDISVGKESPMPYTINTQIPVETQQPPTIKLRPGPRTFKLKQQYEIAKQMEELQKSNSSQRDIEQTNTILDVVDVEEYTNKKHAPSGKSNLPESGTCKSVTIPSNNDVIMLDSDDEMSASTSSLNDTIVIANIDEPVQSNVFPLKNDVLKDKESDTTIQSSNCFGKEVLHTNSATVRQNDSNNLGVAKSDRLKEHSLHSLQDKESIDLEETIRLNVENDCDSSDSLSNIQISNVISLTTEEFEDVSFVGKRETNSDVRCSLQKPSPRPHSSHSSSDNLNTQLKRTIYHVITNSLHASEDKSKKVRRSLDIQYENEKQSLRANVDINDSSKSNVFRNNALASISNTDITLINQDSNVGNQMHSRMEKHCDVNTDFTDIRTSNIQHAIKKDSSRISNNEIGSTSLKERKEEDGISDSGATSKARNIQTDVRNCDADAGTSPVAAARSGYRILTGDDKISSRKENIRHISLQSETADHQESQTNIEMATVSNPNTIANTIIQRRNRTSESDHYRLIPEYIRLCDLKFRVCNSNNLLMILCNKFSVNINMESSATPRKNVSKFDVSARRTVQQKYHKTHSEISSTLKPESSLHGRTSTPIPKAKDKHGVFISDQPKSYRDDAKENLDPISGSCKSLADNGNNPNEDSNTSNSVYNSSKTIEEDSKWHHRESVNLSTDSENIYNTDELVTHANDKCFRNANSVKQNLRKIGSVESMSNNDLIDAAKSFCANGKPENKKKNVNGNGDHLKISIDLEKIESFIDTNPQLFSNSRRKNEERNLDEVGLLKEWNDISGRISMPNNHIANSLVDESKHLGNFSLSLKSNGNRIAELKSYVNEDNDIKTDSEIISADTTESGTRYFNTFFI; encoded by the exons ATGCATATGTTGCGTCCTCGAGGAAATAAAATGTCGAAACGCAAGTTTCTCGACCGAAAGAGATGCTGTTTTTGTGGTCTATCGGATGacaatgaattagaatatgggaAGTTTTATGAACATGGCGATGTTGTCACGCATTATTATTGTTTG CTACTATCTTCTAATATGGAACAGAAAGGAAGCGATGATGATGGAATTCTGGGATTTTTAGTATCGGATATAGAAAAGGAGATACGCAGAGGAAAACGATTG gcATGCTCTTATTGTAAGAAGAGTGGTGCTACTTTGGGATGTTGTAATTCCAGGTGTAAAAAGATATTTCATTATCCTTGTGGGCTAAGGGCTGGATCCTTACACCAATTTTTTGGTGAATTTAG GTCGTATTGTCAGAATCATAGACCAAGACAGAAAGTAGATCTGAAGGTGAGAGATGAATTAGAGCGAATCGCcgatattaaatgttatatatgTTATGACAATGTAAATCCGTCTGATATAATTAATACAATATGGGCGCCGTGTTGTAAAAAAAATACGTGGTTTCATAGAAAATGTGTTCAG CAACTAGCTATGAGTGCCGGTTACTTTTTTAAGTGTCCTTTGTGCAATGATAAAAAGAAGTTCCAGAAAGCAATGCTAGAATATGGTATTTTTATTCCTAGACA AGATGCTTCTTGGGAACTGGAGCCAAACGCGTTTCAAGATCTTTTATACAGACACGATCAGTGCGATGCTCCAATCTGTTTATGCCCTAAAGGTAGAAAATATACCAGTATTAATGC AAAGTGGGAGTTAACGCTCTGTCGAACTTGTGGATCTCAGGGAATTCACATGGAGTGTGGCCAACTAAAATGGGGTACTCCAATTTGGGAATGCGTAGAATGCACTTCTATTCTAG ATAAATCCAACCAAAATAGTAACGTAAACACGATTCtaagtatattaca gaGAAATGACTCTGACTCGGAAGAAAGTGACAGTGATATTTCTGTTGGCAAAGAATCGCCTATGCCGTACACGATAAATACACAAATTCCAGTTGAGACGCAACAGCCACCTACCATCAAGTTACGTCCTGGTCCACGGACGTTCAAATTAAAGCAACAATATGAAATTGCCAAACAAATGGAAGA ATTACAGAAGAGTAATAGCAGTCAACGGGATATTGAACAAACGAATACGATTTTGGATGTAGTAGACGTAGAGGAATATACAAATAAGAAACATGCTCCATCGGGAAAATCGAACTTACCGGAAAGCGGAACTTGCAAATCTGTAACGATTCCTTCAAATAATGATGTTATTATGCTCGACAGCGACGATGAAATG AGTGCATCAACCAGTTCGCTGAATGATACAATAGTCATTGCTAATATTGATGAACCTGTACAGAGTAATGTTTTTCCGTTAAAAAATGATGTCCTTAAGGATAAGGAAAGTGATACAACGATACAGAGTTCTAATTGTTTTGGAAAAGAAGTGTTACACACGAACAGTGCAACAGTACGACAAAATGATAGTAATAATCTAGGAGTTGCCAAGTCTGACAGATTAAAGGAACACAGTTTGCACAGTTTACAAGATAAAGAATCCATTGATTTGGAGGAAACGATACGTTTAAATGTAGAAAATGATTGCGATTCCAGTGACTCGTTGTCGAATATTCAAATTAGCAATGTTATTTCTTTAACAACCGAGGAATTTGAAGATGTGTCATTTGTTGGAAAACGGGAAACCAACAGTGATGTTCGATGTTCGTTACAGAAACCAAGTCCGAGGCCTCATTCGTCGCATTCAAGTAGTGATAATTTAAACACGCAATTGAAAAGAACAATTTACCATGTTATTACGAATTCGCTACACGCATCGGAAGATAAATCGAAGAAGGTCAGAAGAAGTCTTGACATACAATACGAAAACGAAAAGCAATCGTTGCGTGCAAATGTAGATATTAATGATAGTTCGAAGTCTAACGTATTTCGAAATAATGCTTTAGCTTCGATATCCAATACGGATATAACGCTAATTAATCAAGATAGTAATGTTGGTAATCAAATGCATTCTCGAATGGAAAAGCATTGCGATGTAAATACGGACTTTACGGATATTCGAACGTCCAATATACAGCACGCGATCAAAAAAGATTCGTCAAGAATATCAAATAATGAAATCGGATCAACGTCCTTGAAAGAACGCAAAGAAGAAGATGGCATCAGTGACAGCGGAGCAACGTCTAAAGCtagaaatattcaaaccgatgtAAGAAAC TGTGACGCGGATGCAGGCACCAGTCCTGTTGCTGCAGCCAGATCAGGATACAGAATCCTCACCGGGGATGACAAGATTAGCTCCAGAAAAGAAAATATCAGACACATCTCATTGCAATCGGAAACAGCAGATCATCAAGAATCACAGACCAATATTGAGAT GGCTACCGTATCAAATCCCAACACAATCGccaataccattattcaaagacGAAACAGAACTAGTGAAAGTGATCACTATCGACTGATACCAGAATATATCCGTTTATGCGATTTAAAGTTCCGCGTATGTAACTCGAATAATTTGTTG ATGATCTTATGCAATAAGTtttctgtaaatattaatatGGAGAGCTCGGCCACACCAAGAAAAAATGTATCTAAATTCGATGTATCCGCGCGGAGGACCGTTCAGCAGAAGTATCACAAAACGCACAGCGAAATTTCGTCGACTTTGAAACCCGAGAGTTCTTTACATGGTAGAACAAGTACACCTATCCCAAAAGCTAAGGACAAACACGGTGTGTTTATTAGCGACCAGCCCAAGAGTTATCGCGATGATGCCAAGGAGAATTTGGATCCAATATCTGGATCGTGTAAAAGTTTAGCAGATAATGGCAACAATCCAAACGAAGACAGCAATACGTCAAATTCTGTGTACAATTCATCGAAAACAATCGAAGAGGATAGCAAATGGCATCATCGAGAGAGCGTTAATTTATCAACCGATTccgaaaatatttataacacgGACGAGCTTGTTACACACGCGAACGACAAGTGCTTTCGAAATGCTAACAGTGTAAAACAAAATCTTCGAAAGATCGGAAGCGTTGAAAGTATGAGTAACAACGATCTTATTGACGCTGCAAAATCATTTTGTGCCAATGGTAAACCggagaacaagaagaagaatgTAAACGGGAACGGAGACCACCTTAAAATAAGCATCGACTTGGAGAAGATAGAAAGCTTTATCGACACTAATCCACAGTTGTTTTCGAATAGCAGAAGAAAGAACGAAGAGCGAAACCTCGACGAAGTGGGCCTCTTGAAGGAGTGGAACGACATAAGCGGAAGAATTAGTATGCCGAATAATCATATTGCGAATTCTTTGGTGGATGAGTCAAAGCACCTTGGAAATTTTTCGTTGTCTTTGAAATCGAATGGAAATCGAATAGCAGAATTGAAAAGTTACGTAAATGAAGATAATGACATAAAAACCGATAGCGAGATAATATCTGCAGACACTACGGAGTCAGGTACAAGATATTTCAATACATTTTTCATTTAG